GACCGCCTCGATGAGCTCGCCGGGGTCCGACAGCCGACCGGTCCGGGCCAGGTTGTCCACCAGCTCGGCGATGGCGTCCTTCTTGTCGTCGGCCTTCATATTCAGAATCACGTTCTCGGGGCCGAAGTAGGAACCGATGTTCATCCGTCATCCTTCCCTTGTTTATTCCACCGGCGATGGTACTTGAGCGCGGACCGCTTGGCAAGGGGGAACGCAAACCGCCCCGGCGCAGGGGCGGCTTAAAAAAAGGCCCCCGCGGGGCCTCCGAATTTCCATCAATCCACCCACCTAAAAAAGGCCCCCGTGGGGGCCTCGATTCGATAGAAGATTTTACACGGCTTCCGGTTCGGCCTGTTCGGGCTTCTCCACCTTCGGCGGGGTGAGCTTGACACCCTGGATGCGGACCCAGGTGTAGGGCTGCTTGTGACCGAAGGTGATGGTGTAGCGCTTGCGGCGCTTGAACTTGATGCCCTTCACCTTGCGGGCGCGGCCCTGGATGGCGATTTCGCCCAAAACCTTCGCCCCGGCCAGAAGCGGCGCGCCGTGGCGGTAGCCCTCGCCGTCCCCGGTGAACAGG
The window above is part of the bacterium genome. Proteins encoded here:
- the rplU gene encoding 50S ribosomal protein L21 produces the protein MYAVIRTGGKQHRVSEGDLVRVDRLAGEVGEKVVFEEVLFTGDGEGYRHGAPLLAGAKVLGEIAIQGRARKVKGIKFKRRKRYTITFGHKQPYTWVRIQGVKLTPPKVEKPEQAEPEAV